One part of the Desulfovibrio sp. genome encodes these proteins:
- a CDS encoding 2-oxoacid:acceptor oxidoreductase family protein encodes MERYRFLLSGSGGQGIITMAILLAEAAVLHEGLVAVQSQSYGPEARGGATRSDVIISDSEIYFPKVNQPNVLVALTDEAAGKYLPLIRPGGMCLYDSDLVHPSKRIDAERIGLPMLRGVKEAFAGKTQALNICVLGALATITGAVRLESIEKVLESRFASVHHENNKRALHLGAGLAGEAKR; translated from the coding sequence ATGGAAAGATACCGCTTTCTCCTGTCCGGCTCCGGCGGGCAGGGCATCATTACCATGGCCATTCTGCTGGCTGAGGCCGCCGTGCTGCATGAAGGCCTGGTGGCTGTGCAGTCGCAGTCTTACGGGCCAGAAGCCCGAGGTGGGGCAACCCGCTCGGACGTGATCATCTCTGACAGCGAAATCTACTTCCCCAAGGTCAACCAGCCCAACGTGCTGGTGGCCCTTACCGATGAGGCCGCGGGCAAATATCTGCCGCTCATCCGCCCCGGCGGCATGTGCCTGTATGATAGCGACCTTGTGCATCCTTCAAAGCGCATAGACGCCGAGCGCATCGGCCTGCCCATGCTGCGCGGTGTCAAGGAAGCCTTTGCCGGAAAAACCCAAGCCCTGAATATCTGCGTTCTGGGCGCGCTGGCGACCATTACCGGCGCGGTACGGCTTGAATCCATTGAAAAGGTACTTGAATCGCGCTTTGCGTCCGTACACCACGAAAACAACAAAAGAGCGCTACACCTTGGTGCCGGGCTTGCCGGTGAGGCCAAGCGTTAA
- a CDS encoding 2-oxoacid:ferredoxin oxidoreductase subunit beta: MSVQNIRERFFPHIWCPGCGHGTILNNLLHAVQDMNIDPSNMCMVSGIGCSARISGYVDFHSMHTMHGRALACATGIKMTKPELNVVVPMGDGDAMAIGGNHFIHACRRNIDMVAIIMNNRIYGMTGGQYSPLSGEGILATTAPYRSIDHEFDTVNLAMGAGATFVARTTTFHVKEIVTLLKKAFAHKGFSVVEILSQCPTYFGRKNKMGGAVQMLEWYRDNTAQLGSKKLEENPNLIPRGVFVQQERPEYCAEYAKIIVKAHKE; encoded by the coding sequence ATGAGCGTGCAAAACATCCGCGAGCGGTTTTTCCCCCATATCTGGTGTCCCGGCTGCGGTCACGGCACCATCCTCAACAACCTGCTGCACGCCGTGCAGGATATGAACATAGACCCCTCAAACATGTGCATGGTTTCGGGCATTGGCTGCTCGGCGCGCATATCGGGCTATGTGGATTTTCATAGCATGCACACCATGCATGGCCGCGCCCTGGCCTGCGCCACGGGCATCAAGATGACCAAACCAGAACTTAATGTGGTGGTTCCCATGGGCGATGGCGACGCCATGGCCATTGGCGGCAACCATTTTATTCACGCCTGCCGCCGCAATATCGATATGGTTGCCATCATCATGAACAACCGCATCTACGGAATGACCGGCGGCCAGTATTCTCCCCTTTCGGGCGAGGGTATTCTGGCCACCACTGCTCCCTACCGCAGCATCGACCACGAATTCGACACCGTAAATCTGGCCATGGGCGCGGGCGCGACCTTTGTGGCCCGTACCACCACATTCCACGTCAAGGAAATCGTTACGCTGCTCAAAAAGGCCTTTGCCCACAAGGGGTTCTCGGTGGTGGAGATACTTTCGCAGTGTCCCACCTACTTTGGACGCAAAAACAAGATGGGCGGCGCGGTGCAGATGCTTGAATGGTACCGCGACAACACTGCCCAGCTGGGCTCCAAAAAGCTGGAGGAAAACCCCAATCTGATTCCGCGCGGTGTTTTTGTGCAGCAAGAACGCCCCGAATACTGCGCCGAATACGCCAAAATCATCGTAAAGGCCCATAAGGAGTAA
- a CDS encoding methyl-accepting chemotaxis protein produces MNKSISLKLMLGVVAIIIIPMGFLFALTSRGIATLSEESFAKSTLGELRQVNNVVTAMFEEYKLNVGMLAADPLMAQLPQMSTSHVTATGSTLASPAADDAAGKALDAVFKLYRETHPSYSNVYAGNMEGAFVLNSSAADKIQPAGYDPRKRPWWGMAVSDPGKSYITSAYRSTDGQPMVSACRAVRDGGGKITGVAAIDITLGTLTELIKNVHIGRTGFVILVQDDGVVISDPKDPQHNFQKIDGIGNAALAALFKSGAATGEAVIGNREYEAVVFNSAELKWKFIGLIEKSELMEPVNAAVWQFAIGMLVSLAGICLGIWLLTGRLIIRPLKAVGVFLKDVSAGVYGTMVNRRVDEMGEIFESLNAMSSTLKSNIAEIEARTVEAHEKAAAAHAATQEAEAARQHAEKAKAEGMLEAARQLEHMVQMLHQEVSTLASSSEDIRGGTQVQRQRIHETATAMEEMNSTVLEVAKNASHAAAQGTDARDKANQGAEVVGRSLEAMRASEQKALELRSAMGDLDNQAHAIGKIMTTIEDIADQTNLLALNAAIEAARAGEAGRGFAVVADEVRKLAEKTMHATKEVSDSILSIQRVAGLNVKSVEEAVQGLDHASSLAGESGAALGDIVTSTNQSAGQIQSIATAAEEQAATSEEINKSIDEINAIAGQTDELAASSLAAIRRLEDLAVSLSGLINELKDQSAGNG; encoded by the coding sequence ATGAACAAATCAATCTCTCTCAAGCTCATGCTTGGTGTTGTGGCCATCATTATTATTCCAATGGGTTTTTTGTTTGCCCTTACATCGCGGGGCATTGCAACATTATCTGAAGAAAGTTTTGCAAAATCCACTCTTGGTGAATTGCGTCAGGTAAATAATGTTGTTACCGCCATGTTTGAAGAATACAAGCTCAACGTAGGCATGCTGGCCGCTGATCCGCTTATGGCCCAGCTGCCGCAAATGAGCACCAGTCACGTTACTGCTACCGGTTCCACACTGGCCAGCCCCGCTGCAGATGACGCTGCAGGCAAGGCGCTTGATGCTGTCTTTAAGCTATATCGCGAAACCCATCCCTCATACTCAAACGTGTACGCCGGCAATATGGAAGGCGCGTTTGTGCTTAACAGCTCTGCAGCAGACAAAATCCAGCCCGCTGGTTATGACCCGCGCAAGCGTCCCTGGTGGGGCATGGCAGTTTCTGACCCGGGCAAAAGCTACATCACCAGTGCCTACCGCAGCACAGACGGCCAGCCCATGGTCAGCGCCTGTCGCGCGGTACGCGACGGTGGTGGCAAGATAACCGGCGTTGCCGCCATAGACATTACGCTGGGAACCCTCACCGAGCTGATCAAAAACGTGCACATCGGTCGCACGGGCTTTGTCATTCTGGTGCAGGATGACGGCGTGGTCATATCTGACCCCAAAGACCCGCAACATAATTTTCAGAAAATAGACGGTATTGGCAACGCAGCGCTGGCTGCCTTGTTCAAGTCTGGCGCTGCGACGGGTGAGGCCGTTATTGGCAACCGGGAATATGAGGCCGTGGTGTTCAATTCGGCAGAGCTCAAGTGGAAGTTCATTGGCCTTATTGAAAAGAGCGAACTCATGGAACCCGTAAATGCCGCCGTGTGGCAGTTTGCCATTGGCATGCTTGTCAGTCTTGCAGGCATTTGTCTTGGTATCTGGCTGCTCACCGGGCGGCTGATCATTCGGCCACTCAAGGCCGTGGGCGTGTTCCTTAAGGATGTGTCTGCTGGCGTTTACGGTACTATGGTGAACCGCCGCGTGGATGAAATGGGCGAGATATTTGAATCGCTTAACGCCATGAGCTCAACGCTCAAGTCAAATATTGCCGAAATTGAAGCCCGAACCGTAGAAGCCCATGAAAAAGCCGCCGCAGCCCACGCCGCAACGCAAGAGGCCGAGGCCGCCCGCCAGCATGCAGAAAAAGCCAAGGCCGAGGGCATGCTTGAAGCCGCCCGCCAGCTTGAGCACATGGTGCAGATGCTCCATCAGGAAGTGAGCACTCTTGCCAGCAGCTCAGAGGACATCCGCGGGGGAACCCAGGTGCAGCGGCAGCGTATCCACGAAACCGCCACGGCCATGGAAGAAATGAACTCTACCGTTCTTGAGGTTGCCAAAAACGCCTCGCATGCAGCTGCACAGGGTACAGACGCGCGCGACAAGGCCAATCAGGGTGCAGAAGTTGTCGGGCGTTCGCTCGAGGCCATGCGCGCCTCTGAGCAAAAGGCACTTGAGCTGCGCTCTGCCATGGGCGATCTGGATAATCAGGCCCATGCCATCGGCAAGATCATGACCACCATTGAAGATATCGCCGATCAGACCAACCTGCTGGCCCTTAACGCAGCTATCGAGGCCGCCCGCGCAGGCGAGGCTGGCCGCGGTTTTGCCGTGGTGGCCGACGAAGTGCGCAAGCTGGCGGAAAAGACCATGCACGCCACCAAGGAAGTGAGCGACTCCATTCTTTCCATCCAGCGGGTGGCGGGGCTCAATGTGAAGTCAGTGGAAGAAGCCGTGCAGGGGCTCGACCATGCCTCGTCGCTGGCTGGCGAATCGGGCGCTGCCCTGGGTGATATTGTGACCAGCACAAACCAGTCCGCGGGGCAGATTCAGTCCATCGCCACAGCGGCAGAAGAACAGGCCGCCACATCAGAAGAAATCAACAAGTCCATTGACGAAATCAACGCCATCGCCGGGCAGACAGACGAGCTGGCAGCGTCCTCACTGGCTGCCATCCGTCGCCTTGAGGATCTGGCTGTTTCTCTCTCTGGCCTTATCAACGAGCTGAAAGACCAGTCGGCCGGCAACGGCTAG
- a CDS encoding 2-oxoacid:acceptor oxidoreductase subunit alpha: MSQQDILFVQGNEACVRGALYAGLRFFAGYPITPSTEVAEHLAEQLPRVGGKFIQMEDEIASMCAVCGASLAGSKAMTATSGPGFSLKQEAIGYAVMAEIPCVVVNVQRGGPSTGLATKVAQGDVNQARWGTHGDHSIIVLTASSIQDVFQITVEAFNMAETYRTPVILLFDEVVGHMREKLVIPAQGELPVVERLHTEVQAGVNYYPYLPREDGRLPMSDFGGVHRYNVTGLYHDIWGFPTENPEQVSKLVYHLVDKIENRAHLLARWKEYYLDDAEHVIISYGSSARSARHLVETRRSKGDRIGLLELQTLWPFPAQLVREKTAHARNIFVAEMNMGQITTQVKQVVQRPDRVFLVNRMDGLMLNPTDIGKVMRVIEGRGF, from the coding sequence ATGAGCCAGCAAGATATCCTCTTTGTGCAGGGTAACGAAGCCTGCGTGCGCGGTGCCCTGTATGCCGGGCTGCGCTTTTTTGCAGGTTACCCCATTACCCCCTCTACAGAAGTAGCAGAACATCTGGCAGAGCAGCTGCCCCGCGTGGGCGGCAAGTTTATTCAGATGGAAGACGAAATAGCCTCCATGTGCGCTGTGTGCGGTGCATCGCTGGCCGGTTCCAAGGCCATGACCGCTACCAGCGGCCCCGGCTTTTCGCTCAAGCAGGAGGCCATCGGCTATGCCGTCATGGCCGAAATTCCCTGCGTGGTAGTCAACGTGCAGCGCGGCGGTCCCTCAACCGGTCTGGCCACCAAAGTGGCGCAGGGCGACGTCAATCAGGCCCGCTGGGGCACGCACGGCGACCACTCCATCATTGTACTTACCGCCTCGAGCATTCAGGACGTGTTTCAGATCACGGTAGAGGCCTTTAACATGGCTGAAACCTACCGCACGCCGGTTATCCTGCTGTTTGACGAAGTAGTAGGCCATATGCGCGAAAAACTGGTGATTCCTGCTCAGGGCGAGCTGCCCGTGGTAGAACGCCTGCACACCGAGGTTCAGGCCGGGGTCAACTACTACCCCTACCTGCCCCGCGAAGATGGCCGCCTGCCCATGTCCGATTTTGGCGGCGTGCACCGTTACAACGTTACGGGCCTGTACCACGATATTTGGGGTTTCCCCACTGAAAATCCCGAGCAGGTCAGCAAGCTTGTGTACCATCTGGTGGACAAGATCGAAAACCGTGCCCACCTGCTGGCCCGCTGGAAGGAATATTATCTCGACGATGCCGAGCACGTCATCATTTCTTATGGCTCCTCGGCCCGCAGCGCGCGGCATCTGGTAGAAACCCGCCGTTCCAAGGGTGACCGCATCGGCCTGCTTGAACTGCAGACCCTCTGGCCCTTCCCGGCCCAGCTTGTGCGCGAAAAAACGGCCCACGCCCGCAATATCTTTGTGGCAGAAATGAACATGGGCCAGATCACCACCCAGGTGAAGCAGGTGGTGCAGCGGCCCGACCGGGTGTTCCTGGTCAACCGCATGGACGGTCTGATGCTCAACCCCACAGACATCGGCAAGGTCATGCGGGTTATTGAAGGAAGGGGGTTCTAA
- a CDS encoding sigma 54-interacting transcriptional regulator codes for MPPIVVIAPESTSYQIVQRVASELGIQDKILLHLTGLSRSLSVARKAEEEGAYVIVARGWSANQIVEAGISTPLVFLPISMQDLVYVMDQALAKAAKPNPRVGFIVYPQLQKELAALSNLLHVDLRIYPSGSDKEDMRRAIAQAVRDRVDVFIGGETSIAMAESMGLCCQLLVCGEMAIRQALLEAKRIVYARELEQAQSLKFKTVIEHSHDGIVSLDAEGRVLLINPVARRMLRLKNDITHFSYRAILDLPQIDRCLLLGNSIEDEMAEVEGRKLLFSAIPIHVGDTVHGAVITFQEPRAIAAKESKIRHDAMHAEMVAQHRFEDIIGSSAAIKAAVARARKFAPSTQPVLIQGETGTGKELFAQSIHNASTRCDQPFVAINCGALPQSLLESELFGYEEGAFTGASRKGKPGLFELAHNGTLFLDEVAELDMRAQRRLLRVLETQRVLRISGTRNICVDVRIIAATNAKLWERVRRNLFRADLFYRLSVLVVSLPPLREREGDVERLMRYFLSQAEGDVLRGQVMDPQAQEMLYSYSWPGNIRELRYFIHRLCATMPDTLDTATMQAELLMPFDCQRSPVSGPCREADASPCTGANPYAAGPAPKGPTHAPAAGESERERIVQALHACHGHQGNAALMLHMSRSTLFRKMRKFGIR; via the coding sequence ATGCCCCCAATTGTTGTCATCGCACCAGAAAGCACCAGCTATCAGATCGTGCAGCGCGTTGCCAGCGAATTGGGCATTCAGGACAAGATTCTTCTGCATCTCACCGGCCTTAGCCGTTCCCTCAGCGTTGCGCGCAAGGCAGAAGAGGAGGGCGCATACGTTATTGTGGCGCGCGGCTGGTCTGCCAACCAGATTGTAGAGGCGGGCATAAGCACGCCTCTGGTTTTTTTGCCCATCAGCATGCAGGATCTTGTCTACGTGATGGACCAGGCCCTCGCCAAGGCCGCAAAGCCCAATCCACGAGTGGGGTTTATCGTTTACCCGCAGTTGCAGAAAGAGCTGGCGGCCCTGAGCAACCTGCTGCATGTGGATTTGCGTATCTACCCCAGCGGCAGCGACAAGGAAGACATGCGCCGGGCCATTGCGCAGGCCGTGCGCGACAGGGTCGACGTGTTTATAGGTGGTGAAACATCCATTGCCATGGCCGAGAGCATGGGCCTGTGCTGCCAACTGCTGGTGTGCGGTGAAATGGCAATCCGTCAGGCTTTGCTTGAGGCCAAGCGCATCGTTTACGCCCGCGAGCTGGAACAGGCCCAGAGCCTCAAGTTCAAGACCGTTATCGAGCATTCGCACGACGGTATTGTCTCGCTCGATGCCGAGGGCCGTGTGCTGCTCATCAATCCTGTGGCGCGGCGTATGCTGCGGCTCAAAAACGACATTACGCACTTCAGCTACCGCGCCATTCTCGATCTGCCGCAGATTGACCGCTGCCTCCTGCTTGGCAACAGCATTGAAGACGAAATGGCCGAGGTGGAGGGCAGAAAGCTGCTGTTTTCGGCTATTCCCATCCATGTGGGCGATACCGTGCACGGTGCGGTAATCACCTTTCAGGAACCACGAGCCATTGCTGCCAAAGAGAGCAAAATCCGCCACGATGCCATGCACGCCGAGATGGTGGCTCAACACAGGTTTGAAGACATAATCGGCTCCTCGGCTGCCATCAAGGCGGCGGTGGCCAGGGCGCGCAAGTTTGCGCCATCCACGCAGCCGGTGCTCATTCAGGGCGAAACCGGCACGGGCAAAGAGCTGTTTGCCCAGTCCATACACAATGCCAGTACGCGCTGTGACCAGCCCTTTGTGGCCATCAACTGCGGCGCACTGCCGCAATCACTGCTGGAATCTGAACTTTTTGGCTATGAAGAGGGAGCTTTTACCGGGGCCAGCCGCAAGGGCAAGCCCGGTCTTTTTGAGCTGGCCCACAACGGCACGCTGTTTCTTGATGAAGTGGCCGAGCTTGATATGCGCGCCCAGCGACGGCTTTTGCGTGTGCTTGAAACCCAGCGGGTGCTGCGCATCAGCGGCACACGCAACATTTGTGTAGATGTGCGCATTATTGCGGCCACCAACGCCAAACTGTGGGAGCGGGTCAGGCGAAACCTGTTTCGCGCCGACCTGTTTTACCGGCTTTCTGTGCTGGTGGTTTCGCTGCCGCCCCTGCGCGAGCGCGAGGGCGATGTGGAGCGGCTCATGCGCTATTTCTTGTCGCAAGCCGAGGGCGATGTGCTGCGCGGTCAGGTTATGGATCCACAGGCGCAGGAGATGTTGTACAGCTACTCCTGGCCGGGCAATATCCGCGAGTTGCGCTACTTCATCCATCGGCTGTGCGCCACCATGCCCGATACGCTCGATACCGCCACCATGCAGGCCGAGCTGCTCATGCCTTTTGACTGCCAGCGCAGCCCCGTTTCTGGCCCCTGCCGCGAAGCGGATGCAAGCCCTTGTACTGGGGCAAACCCCTATGCCGCTGGCCCAGCCCCCAAAGGGCCCACCCACGCGCCAGCAGCAGGCGAGAGCGAGCGTGAGCGTATTGTGCAAGCCCTGCACGCCTGTCACGGGCATCAGGGCAATGCAGCCCTCATGCTGCACATGAGCCGCAGCACGCTGTTCCGCAAAATGCGCAAGTTTGGCATTCGCTAG
- the sucC gene encoding ADP-forming succinate--CoA ligase subunit beta — protein MNIHEYQAKTLLAQFGVPVPRGLLAESPAGARQAAQEIPGPVWVVKAQIHAGGRGKGGGVVVCKSPDEVEAAAARIIGMQLVTHQTGPEGKKVHKVWVEQGTNIARELYLAVVLDRGAQCLTVMASPDGGMDIEEVAAKTPERIFTTRLDGGHRIWPFQARSLLFGCGLTPAQVNSGTALLQNLVRLAAEKDAVLVEINPLAVTAEGELMALDGKMDFDESALKRHPDIAALEDPEECDPLERKARELGVNYVRLNGYVGTMVNGAGLAMATMDAIKQAGAEPANFLDAGGGANEQMVAAGFEVMLSDPNVRGILINIFGGILRCDIVAQGVVNAARKIDLQLPLVVRLEGTNVEEGRRILRESGLNFETAASMSEAAQKIAALTAGGAA, from the coding sequence ATGAACATCCACGAGTATCAGGCTAAAACACTACTGGCCCAGTTCGGCGTACCCGTACCGCGTGGGTTGCTGGCCGAAAGCCCCGCAGGGGCCCGGCAGGCCGCGCAGGAAATTCCCGGCCCCGTGTGGGTGGTTAAGGCGCAGATTCACGCTGGCGGGCGCGGCAAGGGCGGCGGCGTTGTGGTATGCAAAAGTCCCGACGAGGTCGAGGCCGCTGCGGCCCGCATCATCGGCATGCAACTGGTCACCCATCAGACTGGGCCGGAAGGCAAAAAGGTGCACAAGGTCTGGGTAGAGCAGGGCACAAACATCGCCCGCGAGCTGTACCTGGCCGTGGTGCTTGACCGTGGTGCGCAGTGCCTCACGGTGATGGCCTCGCCCGACGGCGGCATGGACATTGAAGAAGTGGCCGCCAAAACTCCCGAGCGTATCTTTACCACCCGTCTTGATGGCGGCCACCGCATCTGGCCTTTTCAGGCGCGTTCGCTGCTGTTTGGCTGCGGGCTCACTCCTGCACAGGTAAATTCCGGTACGGCCCTGCTGCAAAATCTGGTACGTCTTGCGGCCGAAAAGGATGCCGTGCTGGTTGAGATCAACCCGCTGGCCGTTACGGCCGAGGGTGAGCTGATGGCGCTGGACGGCAAGATGGACTTTGACGAAAGCGCCCTCAAGCGCCATCCCGACATTGCCGCTCTGGAAGACCCAGAGGAATGCGACCCCCTGGAACGCAAAGCCCGCGAGCTTGGCGTAAACTATGTGCGTCTCAACGGCTATGTAGGAACCATGGTCAACGGCGCAGGCCTTGCCATGGCTACCATGGACGCCATCAAGCAGGCTGGTGCTGAGCCCGCCAATTTTCTTGACGCTGGCGGTGGCGCTAACGAGCAGATGGTGGCCGCAGGCTTTGAGGTAATGCTTTCAGACCCCAACGTGCGCGGCATTCTCATCAACATATTTGGCGGCATTCTGCGTTGCGACATCGTGGCGCAAGGCGTTGTGAACGCGGCCCGCAAAATTGATCTGCAGTTGCCCTTGGTGGTGCGCCTTGAGGGTACCAATGTGGAAGAAGGCCGCCGCATTCTGCGCGAAAGCGGGCTGAATTTTGAAACAGCGGCAAGCATGAGCGAGGCGGCTCAAAAGATTGCGGCCCTGACCGCCGGAGGTGCGGCATGA
- a CDS encoding 4Fe-4S binding protein, producing MMMVNINRQWCKGCGICVAFCPKKALSLDDEGKACHNPELCVECGMCEQYCPDLAVSVEKTAKAKTGKEAA from the coding sequence ATGATGATGGTAAACATCAACCGCCAGTGGTGTAAGGGTTGCGGCATCTGCGTAGCCTTTTGTCCCAAAAAGGCTTTGTCCCTCGATGATGAGGGCAAGGCCTGTCACAATCCCGAGCTTTGCGTGGAATGTGGCATGTGTGAGCAATACTGTCCTGATCTGGCCGTTTCGGTTGAAAAAACCGCCAAGGCCAAAACCGGCAAGGAGGCGGCATGA
- a CDS encoding VCBS domain-containing protein yields MTYDVDAGDSLTLNLNGHAIASGSTSVTEAVYAYRDASGWHTTNTSSGTVYMGLLELNKDGTYNFQGDKGGIAHLAEGETLTIDARIGVSDAAGATDTAKVAVTVTGTNDSPKMEAFDADATTLTDNGASVQSLSGTISATDVDGDTLTYYIRSGGKYVTELHDGHGTLKLDGKNYTYTLDAAYAKSLEAQGKDVTTEGGAFTVVTVDKYGVETSQTLAITLKGVNNDPTFTAPSLSIVEGASPLTGNLGAVDMDTNDAVTYSLAYGTSSATASGATNAVVEGHYGQLTLDASGNYKYTLTNHELAQGAKATETFTVTVKDGQGGTVSHDVVVNITGTNDAPVAHLDAASHALSATDVDLGDHLTFSVNGHELNAAAQGTTEVHGAFGTLTFTADETHKDMFFYGDYKLDSSYDSISKLAALHDAGSDLKDTFSYTVSDGHSTNGQASGTISVDINTDNWDGQGGHLFIAQENSATHAYEAAGGAGSDILIGGSHDDILYGGAGDDILYGGAGHNQLYGEDGNDTLYAGNAGDHLYGGAGNDHLYGGTGSDFLDGGANTFATDGGGNHLYGGAGNDVLVFHQGDTIDGGSGTDMLLVKGGSVDALFTGAEHAKGVDGITGVEVMVSTSGDALNNLTDMAEIASKTGVSISTGSDGSTAVSFDASHTWTTTTQTASNGTVWDVHSTTITTDSGSEAVQVAVQHLTTNQGG; encoded by the coding sequence GTGACGTATGATGTTGATGCAGGCGACAGCCTCACGCTCAACCTCAACGGGCATGCCATCGCATCTGGCAGCACTTCCGTCACTGAGGCTGTGTACGCCTACAGGGATGCCTCTGGCTGGCATACGACAAACACCTCTTCTGGCACGGTGTACATGGGCCTGCTGGAACTGAACAAGGACGGCACCTACAACTTCCAGGGCGACAAAGGCGGTATTGCGCATCTTGCCGAAGGTGAAACCCTGACCATCGACGCCAGAATCGGCGTGAGCGATGCAGCTGGAGCAACAGATACAGCAAAGGTTGCCGTCACTGTCACAGGCACCAATGACTCTCCCAAAATGGAGGCCTTTGATGCTGACGCAACAACGCTTACAGATAATGGCGCTAGCGTTCAGTCGCTTTCGGGCACCATTAGCGCCACCGATGTGGATGGCGACACGCTGACGTACTATATCAGGTCTGGCGGCAAGTATGTGACGGAGCTGCATGACGGGCACGGCACACTCAAGCTTGATGGCAAAAATTACACCTATACGCTTGATGCTGCTTACGCCAAGAGCCTAGAGGCCCAGGGCAAGGATGTTACAACAGAAGGTGGCGCGTTTACCGTTGTGACCGTGGACAAATACGGCGTGGAAACCAGCCAGACGTTGGCAATCACGCTCAAGGGCGTGAACAACGACCCCACCTTCACCGCGCCCAGCCTTTCCATTGTGGAGGGAGCAAGCCCGCTCACCGGCAACCTGGGTGCTGTGGATATGGACACCAATGATGCCGTGACGTACAGCCTTGCCTACGGCACTAGCAGCGCCACTGCATCTGGTGCAACAAATGCTGTTGTGGAAGGTCACTACGGACAGCTGACTCTGGACGCCTCTGGCAACTACAAGTACACCCTGACCAACCACGAACTGGCCCAGGGTGCGAAAGCCACGGAAACCTTTACCGTTACTGTGAAGGACGGGCAAGGCGGCACGGTGAGCCATGACGTTGTTGTCAACATCACTGGCACCAATGATGCCCCTGTGGCGCATCTTGATGCCGCAAGTCATGCGCTTTCAGCCACAGACGTTGATTTGGGAGATCACCTGACGTTTTCCGTGAACGGGCACGAGCTGAATGCTGCTGCGCAGGGCACAACAGAGGTGCATGGCGCGTTCGGTACGCTGACCTTTACCGCTGACGAAACGCATAAGGATATGTTCTTCTATGGCGATTACAAGCTTGATTCCAGCTACGATTCCATAAGCAAGTTGGCTGCCCTGCACGACGCAGGCTCAGACTTGAAGGATACTTTTAGTTATACAGTGTCTGACGGTCATTCCACCAACGGGCAGGCAAGCGGCACGATCTCTGTGGATATCAATACTGACAACTGGGATGGCCAAGGCGGGCATTTGTTTATCGCCCAAGAGAACTCCGCGACGCATGCCTATGAGGCCGCAGGCGGAGCTGGCAGCGACATCCTGATTGGCGGTAGCCATGATGATATCCTTTACGGCGGCGCCGGGGACGACATTCTCTACGGCGGCGCTGGGCACAACCAATTGTACGGCGAAGACGGCAACGATACCCTCTATGCTGGCAATGCAGGCGACCACCTCTATGGCGGCGCTGGCAATGACCATCTCTACGGCGGGACAGGCAGCGACTTCCTTGACGGCGGAGCCAATACCTTTGCCACCGATGGCGGCGGCAACCACTTGTATGGCGGCGCAGGCAACGATGTGCTGGTCTTCCATCAAGGCGACACCATTGACGGCGGCAGTGGCACAGATATGCTGCTGGTCAAGGGCGGCAGCGTGGATGCCCTGTTTACAGGAGCGGAACACGCCAAGGGCGTGGACGGCATCACAGGCGTGGAGGTAATGGTCAGCACTTCCGGCGATGCTTTGAACAACCTCACCGATATGGCAGAAATTGCGTCCAAGACCGGGGTTTCCATCAGCACTGGCAGTGACGGCAGTACCGCTGTGTCATTTGATGCTTCGCATACATGGACAACCACAACGCAGACTGCGAGCAATGGCACCGTGTGGGATGTGCACAGCACAACTATAACTACCGACAGCGGGAGTGAAGCCGTACAAGTTGCCGTGCAGCATCTGACGACCAATCAGGGCGGCTAG